Part of the Sporomusa termitida genome, TACTGGCCGTGAAATAGGTTTACCCTTTAATGGCTTAGTATACTGTTTTCCCTCTACAGCTAATTATTTAGGCGGCGATATTATCAGCGGGCTGTTGGCGTCCAAGATGTATGAACAAAGTGAACTGGCTCTCTATATGGATATTGGCACGAACGGCGAAATGCTTTTGGGCAACAAGGAATTTCTGTTTTCAGCTGCGGGTGCGGCAGGACCTGCCTTGGAAGGCGGTATCAGCAAGCAGGGAATGCGGGCGAAAGCAGGGGCGGTAGATTCGGTGCAGATTGTTCAAAATCAGTTGCAGATTACTACCATAGAGAAGGCAAAGCCAGTGGGTATATGCGGTTCAGGGATTGTTGACCTTCTTGCTGAAATGTTGCTGGCAGGCTGGATTGATTATTCGGGTCGGTTTATTCCCGGCAGATCAGAGAGAATCCTTAGGCGGGACGGGGAATATGTCATTGTTTACGCCTGGGAGCACGAATCAGCCTTACATGAAGATTTAATATTCAGTCAGGCTGATATTTTAAGATTTATGGATACAAAAGCGGCAGCGAACACCATGGTAGCGTTTTTAGTGGAGGCATTGGGTATTACACCGGATAAGATTCAACGGGTATATCTGGCCGGAGCCTTTGGCACCTACATAAATATTGAGTCAGGGATTACTATTGGGTTATATCCCGACCTGCCCCGAAAGAGGTTTGTTCAGCTGGGAAACGGCTCTATAAAAGGAGCCTGCAAGTTGTTACAAGATGCAGATCAATTATTGGTTGTGGAAGATCTAATTAGCAGTATAATCTATCTTTCCTTAGCTGAGGCGCCGGATTTTCTGAATAAAATGTCAGCGGCCAAATTTTTGCCCCACACGGATTTTTCCTTATATCCCACGGTTATTGAAAAGATCAAGAGCCGTAAACACTTGGAAAGTAGTTCCCGTTAATCGTCTGTCCAGCGATTGGACAATCCCTATACTTTTGTGAAATTTTTTCATTTGTAGCGAATTAAACAAGGTAAAGTTAGTGTTTGCCAAGTACGTTAACCACCTGGTCAACGAAAAAGTCCATACCTGTTAGCGCGCATAACTCCAATAGATACTATTTGTTTAAAAAGATAAATAGGGAGAGAAACAATGGAGTCTGATTTGAAAAGAAAAGATTATATTAGTGGGATGAATACTTTATGGGAATTGCATTAATTTCAGCAATGAGAAGTAAAGATCCTAATACGCAAGTTGGAGCTTGTGTTGTCAATAAAGATAATAAAATTGTTGGGATAGGATATAGTGGTTTGCCTATTGGATGCTCAGACGATGAATTCCCATGGGGAAATAAGGGAACATTCTTAGAAACAAATTAAAATCGTTTATGACATGAATACTGTTACTTTTGATTTAGTAAAAGATCCTGAGATGAAATTTGCACGAATAAGTAAATATATTTAAAAGAAGACGATATTGATAAAATTTTATCTCTAGAAGAGAAGAGGGAATTCAAGTTTGGTAGTTCACATTTATTTTGCCATCATTGCTCACAATGTCATGGCTATCAGCCAAATTTATATGATAGACTCTTCAAGGAATAAATATACCATTCACAGCAAACGAATGGGATAATGAACCTGTCCCTGTGTCCCTCCTGCAACGTTTTCGCACAGCCTACAGTTCCTTTCCGTCCATATTAAAATTTATTTGAGGTATCATATGGAGAACAGGATTATAGCTGACTTAAAAAACAGTTATGGGTTAACTTACAATCAAATTACTCCTGTAACAGGAGGATTGCTCAATAAGAAATGGAAAGTTTCTACAGATAAAGGGGAATTACTGATCAAGCAATATAGCACAAAGCGCTTTGACAGAAAGAATTTGAAATTAATCGAATCCCGACTTCAACGGCAAATTTTTCTTCAAAAAAAAGGCTTTTCTTGTCCGCTTATATGGCAGAGTGGAGGACAAGTAATCCGCTGGTTAAACGAAGAAACGGTATATATGGTAATGGAATTTTGCAAAGGAGACATTAAAAATTCCGACTCAATATCAATAAATCAAATGTATAGTCTAGGAGGCACTTGTGCTTTAATGCATAGAGCACTTTCACAATTACCACAGCCGTTAGTGAAGAGTTTACCTCATTTTGGAGGCTATACACTGGATTCTCTGTGGGAAAAGTTTAGATCTAGATTAAATAAATGCTCATCGGAGGATCATAGTGGATACCGGCAAACCTTACTTGCTTTAGAGCCCATTTTGAAACGGTTAAGTCCCGAATTTTTTGACAAGTTTTCCAAAGGATATGCTCATGAAGATTTTCATTCAGGTAACATTCTGTTTAATATTGATTGTGTATCTGCTGTCGTCGATTTTGATCGCAATTGCTGGAGTTATATTTTACATGATATCGGAAGAGCGATACTGTCTTTTGCACTGGAAGAAGATAAAATGAACATTGAAAAGATATACGCTTTTCAAAAGGGTTATTCACAATATTTAGCGATCACATTATCTGATATTGCAAATGCTTTGCGACTCTCTTGGTGCATTGAAATAGTGTGGTGGATACAACCAGAATTTTTTGAGGAATGTGACAAAACTCCAAAGCGTTTTAGAGATGAAATGTTATGGTTGACAAAACACTGGTTTGAAATGGATTCTATATTATATTCATATTAAGTTGGAGTGTGTTATGCTGGTATGTTCAATTTTTATAAACTTTACATTGACTTACCACAACATTCCAATTACAATAAAAACAACACCTAACAAATAACAACTATCCATTATATAGCGTATGTAAAACCCAACCTAAGCAAATCCTAATTGGTAGCTATAAAAACGAGGTGATTTAAGTGACCGTTAAGCACGTTAACCACCTGGCCAATGAAAAAAGTCCATACCTATTGCAGCATGCACACAACCCAATAGACTGGTATCCCTGGGGCGAAGCAGTCTTCGCGAAGGCCAAGGAAGAAGACAAGCCGGTATTTTTTAGTTGTGGCTATAGTACGTGCCACTGGTGCCATGTTATGGAGCGGGAATCGTTTGAGGATGAAACCGTTGCCGCGCTGTTGAATAATTATTTTGTGGCGGTTAAGGTGGACCGGGAGGAGCGGCCGGATGTGGATCATATCTATATGGCTGTTTGCCAGGCGGTGACCGGACAGGGCGGCTGGCCGCTGACGATTGTGATGACGCCGGATAAAAAGCCGTTTTTTGCCGGTACCTATTTGCCGAAGCATGCCATGTACGGGCGGCCGGGGCTGCTGGAAGTATTGTCAATGCTCAAGGAGCAGTGGGACCAGAACCGGGACAAGATTGAGGAGATTGGCGAAAAGCTGGCTCAGTCATTAAGACACCGGCCGGTCCAGGTGGAGCCGGGACAGTTGTCGGTGGAGACGCTGGAGCAGGCCGTGGCCCAGCTGTTAAGTGATTTTGATCCTAATTATGGCGGCTTTGGGCCGGCGCCCAAGTTCCCGACCCCTCATAATCTCCTGTTTCTGATGCGCCACTGGCGGCGGACGGGGGATAAAAAAGCCATTGCCATGGTGGTAAAGACTTTGGATGCCATGAGCCGGGGCGGGATTTATGATCACCTGGGCTATGGCTTTGCCCGTTACTCCACCGACAACAGGTGGCTGGCGCCGCATTTTGAGAAGATGCTGTATGACAATGCGCTGTTGTGTTATGCCTATGTCGAAGCCTATCAGTGCACCGGCGACCCGGACTTTGCCCGGATTGCCGAGGAGATTATCGCCTATGTAATGCGGGATATGACCAATCCGGGCGGGGCTTTTTATTCCGCCGAGGATGCCGACTCGGAAGGGGTGGAAGGCAAGTTTTATGTCTGGAAGCTGGCGGAGATTACGGCCGTGCTGGGACCGGAGCTGGGCCAGCTGTTTGCCGATGTGTACGATGTTACCGCTGATGGTAATTTTGAGGGCGAAAACATTCTGAACCTGATTGAGCAGGATTTATATGATTATGCGGCCCGGCACAGCCTTGATATTAGTGAGCTTGACGCCAAGCTGGCGGTCGCCAGGGTCAAACTGTATCAGGCACGGGAGCAGCGGGTCCATCCCTTTAAAGACGATAAGATTCTGACAGCCTGGAACGGGCTGATGATTGCCGCCCTGGCCAAAGCCGGCCGGGTGCTGCAGAGAGAAGAGTATGCCAAGGTGGCGGAACGGGCCATTGACTTTATCTTTGCCAAGCTGACGGCGGAAGACGGCAAGCGCCTGCTGGCCCGGTACCGGGAGGGCAATGCGGCCTATCTGGGATATGTTGATGATTACGCGTTTATGTTATGGGGACTGCTGGAGGTGTACGAAACCACCTTCAACCCCAAATATCTGCGCCAGGCCATTGCGCTGAGCGCCGATCTTAAAGAATTATTCTGGGACCAGGAAAACGGGGGCTTTTATTTCACCGGCAACGATGGCGAGGAATTGCTGATGCGCCAAAAAGAGATCTATGACGGCGCCATGCCTGCCGGCAATTCGGTGGCGGCGCTGGCCTTGCTGCGACTAGGGCGCTTGACGGAGAATGCCGAGTATATCAGCATGGCGGAAAAGCTGTTCAGCTGTTTCAGCAGCGAGATTTCCCGCTATCCCCGGGCCTATACGTATTTCTTACTGGCCCTTGATTACTATCTGACCCCGCCGAGCCATATCGTGATTGCCGGGGAGAAGGCAGATCCCAATGTGCAGGCCATGCTGGCGCTGGCCGGACAGAGTTTTATGCCGGCAACGACGGTTGTCTACAATGACCCGGACTATCAGGCCGACAACTGGGAGCTTGTGCCTGTGGCGGCCGGGCAGGGGGCTGTTAACGGTCAGGCAACCGGCTATATCTGCGAGAATTTTGCCTGCCGGAAACCTGTACATACGGTTGAGGAATTTAAACAGGTCCTGCCCAGGCAAAATCTCGAAGAATAAGCCGTACAGCTTCTGGCAGCGGCTGACAAAAAATCTTGTCTGTTTTTCAAAAAATTAGTAAAATATAGTTGAATGGAATAGGAAAGGGGAGCAGCACATTGATTACTGCAAAATTACAAAACGCTATCAACAACCAGATCCAGGCAGAAATGTATTCCGCTAATCTCTATCTGGCCATGTCGGGGTACTGTATGTCGAAAAACCTGAAGGGATTTGCCAACTGGCTCCGGGTACAGTATCAGGAAGAAACGATGCATGCCTTAAAGTTTGTTGATTATATCCTCGAGCGTGGGGGCCAGCTGGAACTAAAGGTGCTGGAGGCGCCGCCGACCGAGTTCGGCAAACCTATTGAGGTATTTGAGAAGATATTGTCCCATGAAGAGCATGTCACCAGTCTGATTAATCAGCTGTATGCGGTTGCTGTTGAGGAAAAGGATGTGGCAACCCAGATTTTCCTGCAGTGGTTTGTGACCGAGCAGGTGGAGGAAGAGGCTTCGGCCAGTGAGGTGCTTGAACAGTTAAGAATGGTCGGTGACAGTGCCGGTTTGTTCTATCTGGATAAAGAACTGGCGGCCAGAGTCTATCAGCCGCCGGCTGCACCTGCTCAGTAGCAATAAGAGACCCCGGTGCGGGGTCTTTTGTTTAAACAAACCCCTTCGGGGGCAGGAGGATGTTTATGAACAGAATTGTCATCATTGGGGCGGTGGCGGCCGGGCTTAAGTCGGCCGCGAAGATCCGCCGGGAAGACCCGGCAGCGGAAATTATTGTTCTGGAAAAAGGCTCGCTCATTTCTTATGGCGCTTGCGGGATGCCCTTTTATGTAGGCGGCTTGATTGCCGATATCAGTGATTTTGTAAAAACCACGGCCGGCGCAGTGCGCAATCCGGAATTTTTCAAACAGGACAAGGGTGTGGATGTACGCATTCGTACATTGGTCACGGCTATTAACCGGGCAGCGAAAACGGTAGCGGCCAGAAATCTGGACACCGGGGCCGACACGGTATTTCCTTATGACAAGCTGGTTATTGCCACCGGCGCGAGCCCTGTCAGGCCGCCGCTGCCGGGGATTGAACTGGGGGGGATTCAGCAGTTCTGGCACCCCGATGATGCGGCGGCGGTCCGGGCCGGGATCGATAACGGCCAGATCAGGCAGGCGGTGATTATTGGCGCCGGGCTTGTGGGTATGGAAATGGCCGAGGCTTTTACATCCCGTGGGGTTGCGGTAACGGTAATTGAGATGCAGGATCAGGTGTTTCCCGCTTTCCTGGATACCGAGGCGGCGGCCGCAGTGGCCAGTTATGCCCAGGCCGCCGGCATCACGCTGCGGCTGGGCGAGAAGGTGGAGCGGTTTGACGGGGACAGTACGGTTAAGGCGGTGGTAACCGATAAACGGGTTATTCCGGCTGATGTTGTGATACTGGCGATTGGCGTCCGGCCGAATACGGAACTGGCCACAGCCGCCGGTCTGGCTATCGGTCCCTCCGGGGCGATCGCGGTGAATGAATATTTGCAGACAAGTGACCCCGATATTTACGCCGGCGGCGATTGCGCCGAGAATACCAATATCATCTCCGGCAAAAAGGTGTTTGCGCCCATGGGTTCAACCGCCAACAAGCATGGCCGGGTGATCGGTGAGAATATCGGCGGCAACCGCGTTGCCTTTCGCGGGGTGCTGAATACGGTTGCTGTCCGGCTGCTGGAGTTTCATGTCGGCAAGACCGGCCTGACCGAGCGGGAGGCGAAAGCCCTGGGCTATCAATATGTAACCGCAACGGCAGCCGCCCCGGATAAGCCCCACTATATGCCGGACTCTAAACAGATAACGGTAAAGCTGATCGTTGAGGCTGCCAGCCGAAAGGTCCTTGGGGCGCAGATCTTCGGCAAGGGTGATGTATCGAAACGAATTGATGTTATGGCGGCAGCGCTCACTATGGGCGCAACGATTGATGACCTGTTTGATATCGACCTGGCCTATGCGCCGCCCTACAGCAGCCCGATTGACAATGTGGCGATTGCCGCCAATGTCGCGATGAATAAGCTGCAGGCCAAGTAAAGGGAATACCGGCTCCGGCTGCCGGGGAAAAATAAATGAAACCGGTTTGGGTAAAATTCATGACGGCGGTTCACACTACTATTGAGGTGAACTGCCGTCATGAATGTGTTTGTACCCAAACGCGCTTTTTTTGAACCTAAAGCCCTCGATTATCCCCTGGGGAAGGAAATATATGAAAAACTGCAGGACCTGGCTGTGCCGATCCAGTTTACCGGCTCTCATAACCGGGTGACAGGGATCCCGGGCAACACGGCCCGTGAAGCTTTCCGCGAGGCTAAGCGCACCTTGGTCGTCGGCGTCAGAAAGGGGACTAAGTTTGCCAGCTGCAAGCCTTCGGCGCATTATCAGCTGCCGCTCAACACCAGTTGTCCGAGTATGTGTGAATATTGTTATTTGGCAACCACTCTGGGCAAAAAGCCGTATCTCCGGGTATATGTAAATACTGAGGATATTTTTACCCAGGCCGAAGCCTATATTGCGGAGCGGGCACCGGCGATTACCTGGTTTGAGGGGGCGGCCACCTCTGACCCGATTCCCACTGAATATCTGACCGGCCTTTTGTTCAAAACAATTGAGTTCTTCGGCCGCCAGGAGCTGGGGCGGTTCCGTTTTGTTACCAAACATGACAAGGTGGACAGCCTGCTGCGGGCCCGGCATAATGGGCATACCCGCTTCCGGTTCAGTCTAAATGCGGCCGCGGTGATTGAGAAATATGAGCATGTAACGCCGTCCATGCTGGAACGGGTGGCTGCTGCCGGCAAGGTAGCCGGGGCGGGCTATCCGGTAGGCTTTATTATCGCGCCGATTTTCTATTTTTCCGGCTGGCAGCAGGAATATGACCGGCTGGTGGCGGCACTTGACGCCCAATTGCCGGCTGCGGCCAGAACGGATTTGACTTTCGAGCTGATTTCCCACCGCTTTACCAAACGGGCTAAAAATAATATTTTGGACTTATTTCCTGAGACCGATTTGCCGATGACGGAAAGTGAGCGGAAATATAAATATGGTCAGTTTGGTTACGGTAAATATGTTTATCAGCCGGAGGTTCTAAAGGAGATTAAAGAGTTTATGCTGGAACGATTGTCAGCTGTTTTTCCTCAGGCTAAAGTCGAGTATTTTGTCTGAAAATGCCTGGCGGTGTTTACAATCAAGCAATGCGTTTCCTGTCGTTATTTGGCAGGACTTTTTTTTTGTTTCAAGAATCCCTTAATTATTGTCCCAAAAATTACGATATACAATTATGTGATGATGTTGTTGCTTATATGTTATTGGGAGGGCTTTCATTGGAGAAGTCAACGGTTATCGGAATCGTTCTGGGGATTTTTGCTATTATTGCCGGTATGGCGCTAAAAGGCGCAAGTCCTGCTGCACTTATAAACCCGGCAGCGTTTATAATCATTTTGGTGGGTACCGCAGCCAGCTTGTTTAATGCATTCCCTATGGAACAACTCAAAAATTTCCCCGTATTGGTTAAAAAGCTGTTTAACCAGGAAGAGCGGATCGCCAAAGAGCAATTGCTCAGATTATTTGTCGATTTGTCGCAGGTTGCGCGCCGGGAAGGGATTCTGGCGCTGGAAAGCAAGCTTGAGGATATTAAGGACCCGTTTTTAAAGAATGGGATGGGCATGGTTATTGATGGGATGGATGTGGATTTTGTCAGAGATGTGCTGGACGCTGACATTGAAGCCATGGAAGAACGCCATCGCAATGGCGCCCTGGTTTTTTCTCAGGCCGGTATGTATGCGCCGACTTTGGGCGTTTTAGGAGCGGTAATTGGTTTGATTGCCGCCCTGGGCAGTCTTGATGATATTGAAAAACTGGGTCATTCCATTGCCGCGGCGTTTGTGGCCACTTTGCTGGGGATATTTACCGGCTATGTGCTCTGGCATCCTTTTGCCACTAAGCTCAAACTGATTTCGAAAGAAGAAGTGGAAGTTAAACGGATGATGGTGGAAGGGATCTTGTCGCTGCAGGCGGGTGATTCGCCGATGGCGATTGAATCTAAATTACTGGTATTTATTCCGCAAAAGGTCCGGGAGCTGCTAAAGCCAAAACCGGAGGATAAATAGATGAGCAGAAAGAAAAAAGAACACCATGAGGAGCATGCGGATGAGACCTGGCTGATTCCTTATGCCGACCTCCTGACTTTGCTGCTGGCGCTGTTTATTGTATTATTTGCCTCAGCCCAGCTTGATCAGAAGAAATTTGATCAGATCGCAGCCTCTTTCAGTGTGGCTTTTAACGGCAGTCCGGCGCTGCTGGAGAATCTTAAGCCGCAGCAGCCCGAGCACAGCCAGGCCAACCCGGCTGTGCCGCAGATACCGGCCGTAATGACCGCTATGAACGGGATCAATGAAAAGGCCTACATGCAGGAAACGGCGCAATTAATCGAGTTGAAAAAAATGCTGGATAAATATATTGTTGACAATGGTCTGAGCGGTGATTTATCGACAACGCTGACTGATGACGGGCTGATGATCCGCATTCAGGATACGGCTCTGTTCCCGTCAGGCAGTGCCGAGCTGCGGGCCGAATCCCGCCGTTTTGGTATCCAGATTGCCCAATTATTGTCGCCGCTGACGCAGAAGGTTACTGTATCCGGTCACACGGATACGGTGCCGATCAACACCAGGGAGTTCCCTTCCAACTGGGAGCTTAGTTCACGGCGGGCCGTAAATTTTATGAAGTTCCTGATGGTACAGGAACCCGGGCTCAGGCCGGAGCGGTTTAGCGCCACCGGCTATGGTGAATACCGGCCGGTGGCCGGCAACGATACGGCTGAAGGCCGGTCTGCCAACCGGCGGGTTGAGGTATTCATCCAGCGCAATTACCGGCCCTGAGACAAGTTAATAAGTACCTGTGATTTGTTCCGAGCGAGGCAATGGCTGCCTCGTTTTTTTATTTCCCCCCGCCCAGCCAAAAGGACGGGCAGATGCAATTTTTTCCACTGTGAAAAATTAATATAATTGCCGGGAATCGCCCAATACTATACTGGATCGACCAAGATGGGTCAGTTACCTAATCCCTTTTGGCGTAAAGGCGGCAAGCAGGGGAGGAGACAGCTATGCAGCTTGTAATTATTCCGACATTTAATGAGCGGAGTAATATTGCCCGGTTATTATGTTTAATTTACAGTGCTGTGCCCGGCATTCATATTCTGGTGGTGGATGATGCCTCACCTGACGGTACCGGTGAGCTGATTGAGCAATTACAGGCGGAAAAATACGGGGATACGCTTTTTCTTCTCAAACGGCCAGGCAAACTTGGCCTGGGGACGGCGTACATTGCCGGTTTTAAGTGGGCCCTGGCGCGGGGGTATCAGCTTATCTTTGAAATGGATGCTGATTTTTCCCATAATCCTAAGTATTTACCACACTTTGTAACGGCCAGCGCGCAGTGTGATGTTGTCCTGGGAAGCCGCTATGTGGACGGGGGCGGGGTAACCAACTGGAATCCTCTGCGCCGGTTGATCAGTATGGGCGGCAGTATCTATTCCCGCCTTATTCTTAATATCCCCTTCCATGATCTGACCGGCGGTTTCAAGTGTTTTCACCGCCAGGTGCTGGAGGCCATCGACCTTGACAGAATCCAGTCAACCGGCTACTGTTTTCAGATTGAGATGACCTACCGCGCTTACTTATTGGGGTTTAGGATTAAGGAAGTTCCCATTGTTTTTGAGGAGCGGCGGGGGGGAGAGTCCAAAATGTCTGCTTCTATTTTCCGGGAGGCGCTGTTAATGGTTCTTAAACTGCGGGTCAGACAGAGACTTTTACGGCAAAGCACGGTTATGGAGCCCAATAACCTGAGTTAAGCAGTCTTAATATCCGCCTTGTACAGGTAAGTTATTGCAGCTAGGTGAAAAACCTAGTTTTTTTATTGGCCGTTTTGGGTTATAATTAACGTTGAAGTCGTATTGTAAATTTATGGAAGGTGAAATATGATCATTGGTATTGGCACTGACATTGTTGAGATAGACAGGATCAAGACGGCTGTGGAACGGGAGGCGTTTATACAGCGGGTGTTTACGGCCGGTGAGGCGGCCTATTGCCGCAGCCGGGGTGTGCAGCAGGCGGCTTCCTTTGCGGCCCGCTTTGCCGCCAAAGAGGCTGTGGCTAAAGCGATTGGCAGCGGTTTTGCGGGCGGGAATATTAAGGATATTGAGGTGGTAACCGCCGATAGCGGCAAACCGGCCATTATTCTGCACGGTGGTTTTGCTGTACTAGCCGGTGAACTTGGTGTTACTGCCATCCACATTTCCCTGACGCATGCCCGGGAATACGCGGCAGCGCAGGCAGTTTTAGAGGGGGAGGGAAAGTGATGAAAGCGGCAACAGCGGCAGTAATGCGGGAGATTGACCGGATTGCCATCAATGAGTACGGTATTCCGGGGGCTGTATTGATGGAAAACGCCGGGGTGGCGGTGGTGCGGCATTTGGAGACAATGCTGGCACCACTGTCGGAGCGGAAGTTTTGTATTTTAGCCGGCAAAGGCAATAATGGCGGTGACGGCTATGTGATTGCCAGGCACCTTGCCAACCAGGGGGCCAAGGTTAAGGTGTTTCTGCTGGGTGAAAAAGCAGCTGTGGGTGGTGATGCCAGGCTTAATCTGGACATCATTGATTTAATGGGGCTTGACATTATTGAGATTACTCATGAACGGGTATGGGACAAGGTAAAAGTTACCGTGACCTTTGCCGACTGTCTGATCGATGCCCTGGCCGGCACCGGGTTCCGCGGCGAACCCAGCGATGATATGGTCCAGCTTATTGATATGATTAATGCCGCCGGTAAACCGGTCGTAGCGGTGGATATCCCCTCCGGTGTGGATGCTGATACCGGCCGGGTGTATGGCAAGGCTGTGCAGGCTAGCCATACGGTGACACTGGGCCTGCCGAAGCCGGGGCTGTTTTTGTATCCTGGGGCTGAATGCGCCGGTCAGCTTACGGTGGCTGATATCGGCATCCCTGCGGCCATTGTGACCGGGCAGGAAATCAAGCAAAATATTATTATGGCCGATATGATCGGGGCCATACTGCCCCGGCGCAGCCCGGCAGCCCATAAGGGCGAGAACGGGCGGCTGGCGGTTGTGGCCGGTTCGCGCGGGCTGAGCGGGGCCGCGGCCATGACGGCCGCAGGAGCGCTGCGGGCCGGGGCCGGTCTGATTACCCTGGCGGCACCGGCCAGCCTGCAGGCTGTATTGGCAGTCAAGCTGACCGAGGTAATGACTAGGCCGCTTGCCGAAACTTCAGCCGGTGCTGTTGCCCAGGCGGCGGTGCAGGAGATTATCGGACTGGCGTCAGCCAGTGATGTGCTGGCTATTGGGCCGGGGCTTGGCTGTGAGGAAGAGACCAGGGCACTGGTCCGGGCCGTGGTTGCTGCTGCCTGCTGCCCGCTGGTCATTGATGCCGATGCATTAAATGCGCTGGCCGGCTATACCAGTATTCTCACTGACTGCAGCGCATTACCGGTATTAACGCCACACCCGGGGGAGATGGCAAGGCTGACCGGTCTCTCTATTCAGGCTGTAAACGCTGACCGGGTGAAGGTGGCCCGGCAGGCAGCCGGCGAATGGGGCAGCATTGTTGTGCTTAAAGGGGCCCGTACAGTTGTTGCTTTTCCGGATGGAGAAGTATATATTAATACTAGTGGCAATGCAGGCATGGCCACCGGCGGCACCGGCGATGCCCTTACCGGAATTATTGCCGGCCTGATCGCCCAGGGGCTTTCCAGCCATGATGCGGCGGTGGCCGGGGTATATATTCACGGTTTGGCCGGTGACGTGGCGGCAGCTGCCGGCATGGTCGGAATGACGGCGACAGATCTGATAAAGGCTGTGCCGGCAGCCATGTACGGCATAAAAGGCTATTAAAGTATATAAAAAAGTTGACAGTGGTATATAACTGCTTATATAATAATATTATCTTTTAATATGCTCCATACTGGCGGGGGTGAAGGTGTGGCAGAGTTACGGCGAATCATGATAAGTATCCCGAATGCATTGTTGCAGGAAGTCGACGGCATAATAGCTATGGATAAATTGAGCAGAAGTCAGTTTGTCAGAGAAGCCATGCGTCTTTATATAGAAGAGCGCAAGCGAAAAGCTGTACGGGATATGATGAAAAAGGGGTATCAGGAAATGGCAGTCATAAATCTGGCATTGGCCGAAGAAGGCCTGTTGGCTGATATTGACACATTTGAACTGATGCCCGGCCTGCTGGCGGAGCGTGAATAGCGATGATTGTCAAGCGCGGAGATATTTATTACGCTAATTTGAGTCCTGTGGTCGGATCAGAACAGGGAGGCCACAGGCCGGTTCTGGTCATTCAAAATGATGTTGGCAACAAATACAGCCCCACGGTTATTGTAGCGGCGATCACGTCACAGATATCCAAGGCCAAACTGCCCACACATGTTGAAGTAAATGCCAGTCAGTATAATCTTGAGAAAGATTCGGTGGTGCTGTTAGAGCAGCTCCGGACTATTGACAAGCGGCGTCTCAGGGAAAAAGTCACCCATTTAAGTGAAGAGATTATGAG contains:
- a CDS encoding ASKHA domain-containing protein, with translation MKNVICKKIYLELRTPGNGDFVADIDRIRQALKPEYGAVQISIETIKLSYKLLRDFDWKLTVTLVQKGFAWEIVNLERGNTADKNFAYAADLGSTTVIMQLIDLNTGNILWEESGVNHQVRFGEDILSRIVYVKDNDAHLREIQQCTLLNFIELMDKIQTATGISPDQCGAFIIGGNTTMIHFLLGIDPWFIFYTPYTPAFNRTGFFTGREIGLPFNGLVYCFPSTANYLGGDIISGLLASKMYEQSELALYMDIGTNGEMLLGNKEFLFSAAGAAGPALEGGISKQGMRAKAGAVDSVQIVQNQLQITTIEKAKPVGICGSGIVDLLAEMLLAGWIDYSGRFIPGRSERILRRDGEYVIVYAWEHESALHEDLIFSQADILRFMDTKAAANTMVAFLVEALGITPDKIQRVYLAGAFGTYINIESGITIGLYPDLPRKRFVQLGNGSIKGACKLLQDADQLLVVEDLISSIIYLSLAEAPDFLNKMSAAKFLPHTDFSLYPTVIEKIKSRKHLESSSR
- a CDS encoding phosphotransferase; the encoded protein is MENRIIADLKNSYGLTYNQITPVTGGLLNKKWKVSTDKGELLIKQYSTKRFDRKNLKLIESRLQRQIFLQKKGFSCPLIWQSGGQVIRWLNEETVYMVMEFCKGDIKNSDSISINQMYSLGGTCALMHRALSQLPQPLVKSLPHFGGYTLDSLWEKFRSRLNKCSSEDHSGYRQTLLALEPILKRLSPEFFDKFSKGYAHEDFHSGNILFNIDCVSAVVDFDRNCWSYILHDIGRAILSFALEEDKMNIEKIYAFQKGYSQYLAITLSDIANALRLSWCIEIVWWIQPEFFEECDKTPKRFRDEMLWLTKHWFEMDSILYSY
- a CDS encoding thioredoxin domain-containing protein, which codes for MTVKHVNHLANEKSPYLLQHAHNPIDWYPWGEAVFAKAKEEDKPVFFSCGYSTCHWCHVMERESFEDETVAALLNNYFVAVKVDREERPDVDHIYMAVCQAVTGQGGWPLTIVMTPDKKPFFAGTYLPKHAMYGRPGLLEVLSMLKEQWDQNRDKIEEIGEKLAQSLRHRPVQVEPGQLSVETLEQAVAQLLSDFDPNYGGFGPAPKFPTPHNLLFLMRHWRRTGDKKAIAMVVKTLDAMSRGGIYDHLGYGFARYSTDNRWLAPHFEKMLYDNALLCYAYVEAYQCTGDPDFARIAEEIIAYVMRDMTNPGGAFYSAEDADSEGVEGKFYVWKLAEITAVLGPELGQLFADVYDVTADGNFEGENILNLIEQDLYDYAARHSLDISELDAKLAVARVKLYQAREQRVHPFKDDKILTAWNGLMIAALAKAGRVLQREEYAKVAERAIDFIFAKLTAEDGKRLLARYREGNAAYLGYVDDYAFMLWGLLEVYETTFNPKYLRQAIALSADLKELFWDQENGGFYFTGNDGEELLMRQKEIYDGAMPAGNSVAALALLRLGRLTENAEYISMAEKLFSCFSSEISRYPRAYTYFLLALDYYLTPPSHIVIAGEKADPNVQAMLALAGQSFMPATTVVYNDPDYQADNWELVPVAAGQGAVNGQATGYICENFACRKPVHTVEEFKQVLPRQNLEE
- a CDS encoding ferritin, which gives rise to MITAKLQNAINNQIQAEMYSANLYLAMSGYCMSKNLKGFANWLRVQYQEETMHALKFVDYILERGGQLELKVLEAPPTEFGKPIEVFEKILSHEEHVTSLINQLYAVAVEEKDVATQIFLQWFVTEQVEEEASASEVLEQLRMVGDSAGLFYLDKELAARVYQPPAAPAQ
- a CDS encoding FAD-dependent oxidoreductase; this encodes MNRIVIIGAVAAGLKSAAKIRREDPAAEIIVLEKGSLISYGACGMPFYVGGLIADISDFVKTTAGAVRNPEFFKQDKGVDVRIRTLVTAINRAAKTVAARNLDTGADTVFPYDKLVIATGASPVRPPLPGIELGGIQQFWHPDDAAAVRAGIDNGQIRQAVIIGAGLVGMEMAEAFTSRGVAVTVIEMQDQVFPAFLDTEAAAAVASYAQAAGITLRLGEKVERFDGDSTVKAVVTDKRVIPADVVILAIGVRPNTELATAAGLAIGPSGAIAVNEYLQTSDPDIYAGGDCAENTNIISGKKVFAPMGSTANKHGRVIGENIGGNRVAFRGVLNTVAVRLLEFHVGKTGLTEREAKALGYQYVTATAAAPDKPHYMPDSKQITVKLIVEAASRKVLGAQIFGKGDVSKRIDVMAAALTMGATIDDLFDIDLAYAPPYSSPIDNVAIAANVAMNKLQAK